Proteins from one Pseudomonas bijieensis genomic window:
- a CDS encoding DUF2165 family protein: MTIRYAKIAMILALAAFAFLTVFNNITDYSSNFNFVHHVLSMDTTFPDNAARYRAIDQPWMWHGAYWLIIVGEALTAGLLGYGTLKLWQARRAEASVFARAKGWAVAGLTVGFFVWFFGFMVVGGEWFLMWQSDVWNGQDAAFRFYMAILGVLIFLNQPDTEVK; this comes from the coding sequence ATGACGATCCGTTACGCAAAAATCGCAATGATCCTGGCGCTCGCCGCCTTCGCCTTCCTGACCGTGTTCAATAACATCACGGACTACAGCTCCAACTTCAATTTCGTCCATCACGTGCTAAGCATGGACACCACCTTCCCCGACAATGCCGCCCGATACCGGGCCATCGATCAGCCCTGGATGTGGCATGGCGCCTATTGGCTGATCATCGTCGGCGAAGCGCTGACAGCAGGGCTTTTGGGTTACGGCACACTGAAACTGTGGCAGGCACGCCGGGCCGAGGCCTCGGTGTTCGCCCGCGCCAAGGGGTGGGCCGTTGCCGGTCTGACGGTGGGTTTCTTTGTCTGGTTCTTCGGTTTCATGGTCGTCGGCGGCGAGTGGTTCCTGATGTGGCAATCAGACGTCTGGAACGGCCAGGATGCCGCGTTCAGGTTCTATATGGCGATTTTGGGCGTGTTGATCTTTCTCAACCAACCTGACACCGAGGTGAAGTGA